From a region of the Zingiber officinale cultivar Zhangliang chromosome 4B, Zo_v1.1, whole genome shotgun sequence genome:
- the LOC121974602 gene encoding late embryogenesis abundant protein Lea5-D-like translates to MARSLVGVAASLKNYVSTPSVSRRGYTAAATVAINAEQNAAACKGMADSTMTGVGASHASASSSSWMPDPVTGYYRPGNRRKEAELRETILSNEQ, encoded by the exons ATGGCTCGCTCCCTCGTCGGCGTCGCTGCGTCTCTCAAGAATTACGTCAGTACTCCCTCTGTTAGCAG GAGGGGATACACGGCGGCGGCCACTGTGGCAATCAACGCGGAGCAGAACGCCGCGGCGTGTAAGGGGATGGCGGACTCCACCATGACCGGCGTCGGCGCCTCCCATGCTTCCGCGTCTTCCTCTTCCTGGATGCCGGATCCGGTGACGGGCTACTATCGGCCGGGAAACCGCCGGAAGGAGGCGGAACTGCGAGAGACGATTCTCTCCAACGAGCAGTGA